The genomic region TAATTATGCTACTTAATTTTCTTAACATTATTAATCCACATTCttaaatttatcaaaaaaaaaaaaaaaacacccacAAAATCATTTGTATGTTAAATGGTAAGGTATCCAATTACTTATAAAAAAAAACCCACAAAATTACGTGTATGTTAAATGGTAAGGTCTCCAATTACTTGTTGCAATGATTCCAAgattttaaatgctaaaatacatATTTGTATTATGCTGTGGGGTTAAATGTTTGATTtctaaaatattgatataaaatCTTGTTCATCAAATAAAGGAGTAAATTTCTCCAAAATTCCTCCTTGATATCCTTTGCTAAATTTAATTAGGCTACTTAATtttgttaacattattaattcACATTCTTAAATTTATTCAAAAACACCCACAAAATCAAGTATATGTTAAATGGCAAGatatctaattatttattttaatgattcTGAGATTTTAGATGCCAAAAacataattatattatataatggGATTAAGCAATAACAGGTTTGATTTGATGTAAAATCTTGTTTATCAAATAATGGAGTAAATTTCTCCCAAATCCCTCCTTGATATCTTTTGCTACATTTAATTAGGCTACTTAATTTTCTTAACATTATTAATCCACATTCTTAAATTTATCCATCCTTTTGGCTCATTTCATATATCTTTGTTTTCCATTGCCTGTCAAGAACTCTGTCATTAGCTTTTTTAGCCAAACGAAGAACATTCTCAGTTATGGATTACCCAGCTGAAGACATGGTTTGCTCCAAAACTTTGTGATCCTAATTTCTCTCAATAGATTTGCACATTTCTCTTCAAATACTCACTAATGTTTGTGTTTTGTGGGTTCTGTTTTTTCTGATCAGAACTGTGTTCTAAGAGTCGATACCCGGTTCCTTGGATGGCGTGTGATGCTTGTCAGAGTCTTGGACAGCATTGATGGTTCTTCATTTTCTATTTCTCTGCTACATTGTTAATTTCTTGAGGAACAAGTCCCTTTATCATGCTTACTTTCTGTTCTGGTTTGTTTTCTTTAGGTATCACTtataaaatagatggagaaaAGGGAATTGTCCAAATAACAGGAAGAATAAACCCTAGACAATTGATGAAGACACTCGCGGAAGTAGGGTTACACGCAGATTTCTCTCGGGTGAGATCCCAATTTGGAGAGACGAATATTCCTTCGAGACATTGTTATGATTACCGGTACTATGGTGGCTATGGATATAATCCCTATGTAAAACCAGAGTATTATTATGGCTATCCTCCTCTTCAGCAAAGAAACTGGCACCCCATATATGAAAACTACCCACATTACTTGCATTATAATCAGAATCAACCTGTCTATGAGCCACAGGCTGAGTACTTCCCGCAGCCGCCACCGCAACCAGACAGCTTTCGTAATGGTGACCCCGAGTGGTGCACCATAATGTGAAAGACATTAGTTATTTGACCTAATGTTCTTTTGTTGGAAACCTTAAGGATTTTAGTAAACAATAACGTGTCCTAGTTTTTTATGCAATGGACATTCATATGTAGCTGTTAGGTTATTTAGACATTTGATCTTTGTCTGTTTTTTTCCCTTTGAATATTTGATGCTTTGTTTATTAGCTTGATAAATATTTTACATCATGATCATATCATGAGATCATCTTGATTGGAAATGGAACCATATATGCATAAAATCAGCCAAACTACCTCTTATTTTTCCATTGATTCTCATATTTCATTGTAGAATTCTGAAAAACCATGGACAGATTCACAAATCAATGTAAGATTAGTTCATACATATCCAAGGAATTCGTATCTTGCTTACTCGTGAAACTCGTTCAAGTTAGTATTCTATTTGCTCCAGATTCTCAAAACTTCAATTTTCCGAATCTCACAGTGAATGACAGCACACAATACCTATATCCATCCGCTTCAAAACATCTTAAGGGACTTGTTTACGTGCGCTTCTTGCTTCTGTTCCATGCATTTGTTCACTGAAAATGGCAGATCATAAAACTCTGCCAAGTACGCTAAAGCATCAGAATTAGTGTTACAGATCTTCCACAAAGACGAAACCTCTCCCTTAGAGACGGTACCCCAATCCTCACAATCATCAAGAAAATCTAAGAGCTTCGCATAGAATGAGTCATAGTTCATTACAATGAAGGGAACCGGAAGCTCTGATCCAATCCTTTCAAGCTGAATCAATGCCAGTATCTCAAACATCTCATCAAGAGTACCAACACCACCTGGGAGAGCAACTACTGCTGTCTTATCAGAGCTCGAACTCCTGACCACAGCATCAACCAACCCATGCTTTCTAGCAGAGAAAAACCTGCATTTATTTCGATGATTGTTCAGATGCATAGATTTAGAATGGTGTCTGTGAGCCTTTAGAAACACTAAATTTCACCTGCAAGTAAGATAAGTTTCTGAGGGCAGGTATGGATGAAATTTCGAGGTCGTCCATTCTCCAGCTTCCTTACCTATCTTAAACCCACCAACCGCCTTTCCTGCTTCCTGAGCACCCTTAATAGCAGCATCCATGAGGCCAGGACCAGCCCCAGTCCATGTGGTACAGTCCAAAAGGTTAGCTATCTGCCATGCAGTAAAAACTAGTCTCATGAAAAGAATCAAAACAAGCCACTAGGGGAAATCAGTCCAAAGTGTACAGACTTTTGCTAAATGCATTTAAAGAGAGAAAAGCTCTATAAATTAACTTGCCTCCCTAGCCAGTTCCAGTGTTTGTGAGTAATGTGGATGGCCAGGTCCCATCCTTGAAGAACCCAAGTACACAACTCCCCTCCCAAGTCTGTGTATGAGTTCATAGCATTGCTCTATCTCTTTCCTAACCTTTCAAACGAGAAAAGAACATAGCAAATAAGCTTCTCACTTTACACAAAACCTATCAAAATAATATCCCCAAATTATATTGTACCAGCACAAGGAGATGGCATCCATAAACTAAATTGAAATTACACATCCATGAAAAAATGGCAGCAATTCAACTTTGTATCTCCAAGACAATTCCCATTACTTTGGTGCATTGCACACTCAAATTATCAGCAGAGCATGTTCAAAAAAGCCAAAAATATAACCAACATAGGTATTTGCTCAGAGATTTTACTTTAATAACATAAAATCAAGTCTAATTCTATAAAGCAACACTTAGGATCAAAATCCATGGCTATCCAATATAATCAGCATTCTCCAGGCTATAACATGAGTCATAAATCAAGACAAAAATTAAGTTTTTAGTAAGAATAAAAGTGAATCCCAAAGGAGATTGAAAAGTTTGAGAGGTGAAGATTAGGATTACCTCATCGGGGCTTGTTCTTTCTTCAGAGTCCACAAATTCACTCTTGCAAAGTGAAACTCTTCCAAATTTTTTATAAGCCCTGAAATTTTTAGCCAAGTTGAAGCCAACAACAAACCTCTCTTTCAAAGTGAAAGACTGAAACCTGACATTCCAGTGATGAGAATCTCTCACAGAAACATAAGAACCCAATGAACCCAACAGCGCAAACCCCATCAAAATACCCTCCAAATGTATCCAAGACTAGGTTTTTGCATACACTGATGGATTCAAGGAAGTGGGTTATGAGTTATAACAATAGAAAAGGGAATGGAAGGAATCAAATTGTTATCTTAAAATTTGCAAGTTGTAAGGGGGCTTTGGAGAGAGAAGGAATAATTTATCCCAAATTGCTTCGGTTGTTGCTTCCATTGTTGAGCAAAGTTGGGAGCTTTAGTTGTTTTGTTTCCAATCCGATAGAAACAAAATGTTTATACAACTAAGGTTAAATTACACGCAAGTCACTCTAAAATACGATTTATCCTATTTTAgtcacttttattttatttttaatttaattagctCATTTGAAAGACCGACACGTGAAATTTTTTTGTTAGACTCTTCCAAACTCTTAACAATCCTTCCCTCTTCTTCTATCTCTATCTGATGTGTTTGTGAGGCAGTCCGCTATGAGGTAAACAAACACCCACTATTTTTGGGTTTCATTCCttcattaattttattaaatctcCATTTTCTTTGTGGATATGTTACAGGTTTTACTTTCAATGCGCCTTCTCGGGATCAGATCTGAAGTATTACTTCTATCTGGTAAGCGAATTGTTGCTTTTGAACATGGCTTTCATCACTACATTGATTGCAGGTGATTATGGGCTTGGTGACATCTGGATGCGCGGCGGTGTGGTATATCGGCAGATATGGAGAAGAATCAGTGTAACCATGTGGGGGAGTTTTGCAATCAAATGATGATATCCATGGTATTATCTTACTTGGCCTTCTTTTTCCTACTTTGCTCTTTCTGTTATGTCTGGCAACAAAGTCATGTACCAGTATGAACCATGGAAGGAAGGCAAGTCACAAGTGGCTGGTTGGTTGCGTCCTTCAAGATTAGAGATTACAGTGTTTCTAGGGATATTATATATTTCAGATTAGGTGTTGATGGCTGGAGTTGGATTGAGGTCCCATTTTTTAAATATTGTTCAAGTTTAGGCTCGTTTTTGGATAATTCAACCCTTTAAAAATTCATTTTactattcaaaaattaataacatattaaaaatatattttttattatttaaattaaattcggGTTTGATTGAGCCGAGCAGAATATCCAACCTTTTCAACAATTTTAATTGATTCTTATAATTGATGGAACAAATTTTAAACAATATGCTAAGTCCGTTGGATCTCTTAACTACCTGGTTAATAGTTTTAGAGTGAATTTGGATTGGAGGTGTATTTAGTTGTAATTAGCATAAAAATAACAGTGACAGTGAGATCAAATACTATagcataaaacaaaaaataaactaaatataTAACATTGCAGTGCATCCTACTATCCATCCAATCTCATTCTTAATTTACATAAGTTTAAAGTTTGTATAAATataaattgagaaagaaaaatagaagaatagAGAAGGATTGTTGGAGTTtggaaaatcaataaaaaatcaTCATGTTGTAATTATTTAAT from Gossypium arboreum isolate Shixiya-1 chromosome 1, ASM2569848v2, whole genome shotgun sequence harbors:
- the LOC108480554 gene encoding uncharacterized protein LOC108480554, encoding MDYPAEDMNCVLRVDTRFLGWRVMLVRVLDSIDGITYKIDGEKGIVQITGRINPRQLMKTLAEVGLHADFSRVRSQFGETNIPSRHCYDYRYYGGYGYNPYVKPEYYYGYPPLQQRNWHPIYENYPHYLHYNQNQPVYEPQAEYFPQPPPQPDSFRNGDPEWCTIM
- the LOC108480553 gene encoding probable cytokinin riboside 5'-monophosphate phosphoribohydrolase LOGL10, producing MGFALLGSLGSYVSVRDSHHWNVRFQSFTLKERFVVGFNLAKNFRAYKKFGRVSLCKSEFVDSEERTSPDEVRKEIEQCYELIHRLGRGVVYLGSSRMGPGHPHYSQTLELAREIANLLDCTTWTGAGPGLMDAAIKGAQEAGKAVGGFKIGKEAGEWTTSKFHPYLPSETYLTCRFFSARKHGLVDAVVRSSSSDKTAVVALPGGVGTLDEMFEILALIQLERIGSELPVPFIVMNYDSFYAKLLDFLDDCEDWGTVSKGEVSSLWKICNTNSDALAYLAEFYDLPFSVNKCMEQKQEAHVNKSLKMF